In Geobacter sp., a single window of DNA contains:
- a CDS encoding prepilin-type N-terminal cleavage/methylation domain-containing protein, which produces MTRSGQPSRKPFSGTARSVAGFTLLEVLVALALLAIIATAVYGTYFTLFAGKESTIAGMEERRALRETLDSLRRELNGAWFRSNNQHLRFVVEDRDHFGKPASRLAFATMAPPAPPGMPVSDQVAVTYSVVAKGEHLTLARSSQGVQLDEEPLNYPQMENIEGFLVECSADGSKWVRSWDTGINGTMPKAVRVTLQLHENGRTVGYTTLATIRIAGS; this is translated from the coding sequence ATGACCCGTTCCGGACAGCCGTCGCGGAAACCGTTCTCCGGAACGGCAAGGAGCGTGGCAGGATTCACCCTGCTGGAGGTACTGGTCGCTCTGGCGCTGCTTGCCATCATAGCAACCGCCGTATACGGTACCTATTTCACCCTGTTCGCGGGAAAGGAATCCACCATCGCGGGGATGGAGGAGCGCCGGGCGCTACGGGAAACCCTGGATTCCCTGCGCCGGGAACTGAACGGGGCATGGTTTCGCAGCAATAACCAGCATCTCCGTTTCGTGGTGGAAGACCGCGATCATTTCGGCAAACCGGCCTCCCGCCTTGCCTTTGCCACCATGGCACCACCGGCTCCTCCGGGCATGCCGGTTTCAGACCAGGTGGCGGTCACCTACAGCGTGGTGGCAAAGGGAGAGCATCTGACCCTTGCCCGGTCCTCCCAGGGGGTCCAGTTGGACGAAGAACCGCTCAACTACCCACAGATGGAGAATATTGAAGGTTTTTTGGTCGAGTGTTCTGCCGACGGTTCGAAATGGGTTCGGAGCTGGGATACCGGGATCAACGGCACCATGCCGAAGGCGGTCCGTGTAACCCTGCAGCTTCACGAGAACGGCCGCACCGTAGGGTATACGACCCTGGCGACCATACGGATCGCAGGGTCATGA
- a CDS encoding prepilin-type N-terminal cleavage/methylation domain-containing protein gives MHAPQLSMKRQWALRLPMPKDRPLLAAHGFTLIELVVVLAILALVTLLVIPRLPDSQGTALKGSARALATTLRYLQDQVATTRQLYRLRLTPGTGEIRVAVVSSDGTESDPRDPFFSGPILREGVTITDVQTPRLGTVSSGVVTMDIGPAGLAEVATIHLRGGNGGQMTVVALSYGGRVTVGEGYLEANL, from the coding sequence GTGCATGCTCCGCAGCTCTCGATGAAGCGCCAATGGGCTCTTCGGCTGCCGATGCCCAAGGATCGACCCCTGTTGGCAGCGCACGGTTTCACTCTGATCGAACTGGTAGTGGTGCTGGCGATCCTGGCACTGGTGACGCTCCTAGTCATTCCGCGCCTCCCCGACAGCCAGGGCACAGCCCTGAAAGGCTCGGCACGGGCACTGGCAACCACCCTGCGCTACCTTCAGGATCAGGTCGCGACCACCCGGCAGCTCTACCGGCTCCGCCTCACCCCCGGCACCGGCGAGATACGGGTAGCCGTCGTCTCCTCCGACGGAACGGAAAGCGACCCGCGCGACCCGTTCTTCTCCGGCCCCATCCTTCGCGAGGGGGTCACCATCACTGATGTCCAGACCCCCAGGCTCGGCACCGTCTCCAGCGGCGTGGTCACCATGGACATCGGGCCTGCCGGGCTTGCCGAAGTCGCCACCATTCACCTGCGCGGAGGCAACGGCGGGCAGATGACGGTGGTTGCCCTCTCCTACGGCGGTCGGGTAACGGTTGGGGAGGGATATCTGGAGGCTAACCTGTGA
- the gspG gene encoding type II secretion system protein GspG, producing MNHTLHDNRGFTLIEIMVVIVILALLAAIVGPKIIGRTDDAKITDAKVQVKNLETALKLYKMDNGAYPATEQGLQALITKPTTGVIPKNFKEGGYLESKNVPKDPWGNEYIYLSPGEHGDYDLCSQGSDGVKGGEGTSADICNWNLQQ from the coding sequence ATGAACCATACGTTGCACGACAATCGCGGCTTCACCCTCATCGAGATCATGGTGGTTATCGTCATCCTCGCCCTGCTGGCGGCCATTGTCGGCCCCAAGATCATCGGCCGGACCGACGATGCCAAGATAACCGATGCCAAGGTCCAGGTGAAGAACCTGGAAACCGCTCTCAAGCTGTACAAGATGGACAACGGTGCCTATCCCGCCACCGAGCAGGGTCTGCAGGCCCTCATCACCAAGCCGACCACCGGCGTCATCCCCAAGAACTTCAAGGAAGGGGGGTACCTGGAGAGCAAGAACGTCCCCAAGGACCCCTGGGGCAACGAGTACATCTATCTCTCCCCCGGTGAGCATGGCGACTACGACCTCTGCTCCCAAGGTTCGGACGGTGTCAAGGGTGGAGAAGGAACGAGTGCGGACATCTGCAACTGGAATCTGCAGCAGTGA
- the gspI gene encoding type II secretion system protein GspI, producing the protein MRGFTLLEVMVALAIIAGVLMTVISSFGYHLGIATRDREETVAMVLARARIDDAVLRGEKTGTGTFTPDWPEISWKLATESTQWPGIEQLNLTVSWNREQQRLILTKYREKQ; encoded by the coding sequence GTGAGAGGATTCACCCTGCTGGAGGTCATGGTGGCGCTGGCGATCATTGCCGGGGTCCTGATGACGGTTATCTCCTCCTTCGGATATCACCTGGGCATCGCAACCCGCGACCGGGAAGAGACCGTCGCCATGGTTCTGGCCCGTGCCAGGATTGACGATGCCGTCCTGCGCGGCGAGAAAACGGGAACCGGCACCTTTACCCCCGACTGGCCGGAGATCAGCTGGAAACTGGCCACCGAATCTACCCAGTGGCCAGGTATCGAGCAGCTCAACCTGACGGTCTCGTGGAACCGGGAACAGCAGCGGCTGATACTGACCAAGTACCGGGAAAAGCAATGA
- a CDS encoding general secretion pathway protein GspK, which translates to MNNERGFALVITLLITALLVAMTVEFTTEVFVDTSARHNFVAGQQASLLAESGITGGIKLLQLNRSTQAYTSLADQWAQPLSASDERGELQIVIEEETGKLNLNYVSPPNGAYEGMYAAQVATRLFRKLDLSPDLIDALADWVDLNETPHPGGGEDVYYRNLKPPYSAKNAPLETVEELALVRGFAGTPLERLRHLVTVYPDVPAAPTGPININTAPLEVLTALDDRINDQMAKRIMERRRDTPFKSAADLTTVPGFETIGIGLIDKITVKGNVYRIRAEGRVQDVSRAIEAVVRLGGGQPVFLYWREYAPLNRVATTEQTPRGFQ; encoded by the coding sequence ATGAACAACGAGCGGGGCTTTGCCCTGGTAATCACCCTGCTGATCACGGCCCTCCTGGTCGCCATGACCGTCGAGTTCACTACCGAGGTCTTTGTCGACACCTCGGCCCGCCATAACTTCGTGGCAGGCCAGCAAGCAAGCCTCCTGGCGGAATCGGGGATTACGGGCGGCATCAAGCTGCTGCAACTGAACCGCAGCACGCAGGCCTATACCTCTCTGGCCGATCAGTGGGCGCAACCGCTCTCAGCAAGCGACGAACGGGGGGAGTTGCAGATCGTCATCGAGGAGGAGACCGGCAAGCTCAACCTCAACTACGTGTCGCCGCCCAATGGAGCATATGAGGGGATGTATGCCGCGCAGGTCGCCACACGGCTGTTCCGCAAGCTGGACTTGAGCCCGGACCTGATCGATGCCCTGGCCGACTGGGTGGATCTGAATGAGACACCCCATCCCGGCGGCGGCGAAGACGTCTATTACCGCAACCTGAAGCCGCCCTACAGCGCAAAGAATGCCCCCTTGGAAACGGTGGAGGAGCTTGCCCTGGTGCGGGGATTTGCGGGTACGCCCCTGGAAAGGCTCCGGCATCTGGTGACCGTCTATCCCGACGTCCCTGCTGCGCCGACCGGGCCGATCAATATCAACACCGCGCCACTGGAGGTCCTCACCGCGCTGGACGACCGTATCAACGACCAGATGGCGAAGCGGATCATGGAACGGCGGCGGGACACTCCGTTCAAGAGCGCCGCGGATCTCACCACGGTCCCGGGTTTCGAGACCATCGGCATCGGCCTTATTGACAAGATCACCGTCAAGGGGAATGTCTACCGCATCAGAGCCGAAGGTCGTGTACAGGATGTCAGCCGCGCCATCGAGGCGGTAGTGCGACTGGGTGGCGGCCAACCGGTCTTTCTCTACTGGCGGGAGTACGCACCGCTCAACCGTGTCGCAACAACGGAACAAACTCCCCGAGGTTTTCAATGA
- the gspF gene encoding type II secretion system protein GspF — protein sequence MPTFRYSAYKAAGAEVSGTIEAESLRDAQMRLKKEGLFAKDISPLGTGTGEVRGWRLRRGVSLPEQALATRRLATLLGSSVPVFEAVSALQEQERPGELKNILGRVRERLREGIPLARAFAAEPHVFNDSYVAMVAAGEASGALESVLERLAEFLEDQAAIRSKVSTALAYPILMMVVGGGVMLFLLAFVIPKIVVVFEQNRAALPLITVALMAVSHFFQQWWWLVVIVACGLALLYDRLRHRPDVQEWRDRMVLRLPLAGPLVQKLALARLGRALGLLLVSGVPMIRALEIAAEVVANRTYRSVLNQVKAEIIEGGRLSASLGRSPLFPPLLIHMIAVGERGGELEQMLIRAGAAFEKEFETAVTRGMALLEPLLVLGMGLAVGTVVMAVLLPIFQMNQLIK from the coding sequence GCCGGAGCGGAGGTCAGCGGCACCATCGAAGCCGAAAGCCTGCGCGACGCGCAGATGCGCCTGAAAAAGGAGGGGCTCTTTGCCAAGGATATCTCGCCCCTTGGAACCGGGACGGGAGAGGTTCGCGGCTGGCGGCTGCGCCGCGGCGTATCCCTGCCGGAACAGGCCCTGGCAACCCGCAGGCTTGCCACCCTGCTCGGCTCGTCTGTGCCGGTCTTCGAGGCGGTCAGCGCCTTGCAGGAGCAGGAGCGTCCCGGTGAATTGAAAAACATCCTCGGCAGGGTCAGGGAGCGGCTCCGGGAAGGGATACCCCTGGCAAGGGCCTTTGCTGCCGAGCCCCATGTCTTCAACGACAGTTACGTGGCAATGGTTGCTGCCGGGGAAGCAAGCGGCGCCCTGGAATCGGTCCTGGAAAGGCTCGCCGAATTCCTGGAAGATCAGGCGGCCATCCGGAGCAAGGTTTCCACAGCCCTGGCCTATCCGATCCTGATGATGGTGGTGGGTGGCGGGGTCATGCTGTTCCTGCTCGCCTTCGTCATCCCCAAGATCGTGGTCGTTTTCGAGCAGAACCGGGCGGCGCTCCCCCTGATCACCGTCGCCCTCATGGCAGTCAGCCACTTTTTCCAGCAGTGGTGGTGGCTGGTGGTCATTGTCGCCTGCGGCCTGGCACTGCTCTATGACCGGCTCCGCCACCGCCCCGATGTCCAAGAGTGGCGCGACCGCATGGTGCTCAGGCTCCCCCTGGCCGGGCCGCTGGTTCAGAAACTGGCCCTGGCACGCCTGGGCAGGGCGCTGGGACTGCTGCTCGTCAGCGGGGTCCCGATGATACGGGCACTGGAGATCGCCGCCGAGGTCGTGGCCAACCGCACCTACCGCAGCGTGCTCAACCAGGTCAAGGCCGAGATCATCGAGGGGGGCCGGCTCTCCGCCAGTCTCGGCAGGAGCCCCCTCTTCCCGCCGCTCCTGATCCATATGATCGCCGTCGGCGAACGGGGGGGCGAACTGGAGCAGATGCTGATCAGGGCCGGCGCCGCCTTTGAGAAGGAGTTCGAGACCGCCGTTACCCGTGGCATGGCACTGCTGGAACCGTTGCTGGTTCTCGGGATGGGCCTGGCCGTCGGGACCGTGGTGATGGCAGTGCTGCTCCCCATATTCCAGATGAATCAACTGATCAAATAA